TTTAAGTTTCCGCACACTATCGTTTTGTCCGTACAGATTCCAATGGTCGCGTAAAGCTTACACGAGACTTCAATCGAGAAGAAAATCATTGAGTAAAGTGTAAAATACGTAAATTCGAATGTATCACAAAGTAGGAAAAAAGTTGTTCATGGCGTGGGTGACCAATGGGGCCACGTTTGAATGATTCCGTACAAAGCATCGCCGGGGCTTAAAGTGCCGGAGACTTGTCGGTGTGCTAATAGTTTATAATTTGTAGCGATTTTCTTGGTCTTTACCCCCAAATCGATGAGTTTTTGAACAGCGTGCAGCTGTCTTTTGTTTGGCTTGACAGTGTTGAATGTGCCTATGAAAGAGATGCCTATGCTGATATTGTTGAAGCCGAAAGCATGAGCGCCCATGTAGTCCCAGTTTCGGCCAACGTACACATACCCATCACCGCCAGCCAGAAAATTATAGGCGATGTCCGACCAATGTCGAGACTCGATATGAAAACTTTGAGCGAATCGAACCCGAAACGTACATTCCGATTGCATGGTGCATCCCTCGGTCGCCGTATGACTTATGATCACGTATGGTACCGGAAGTTTCATTTTGGTCAGCGGCTCCGACGGTGGTTGAGCACCCCATTCGTTTCGTTCAATGAACCGTATGTTCTCCACTATTGGACCTTCAATGCATACATCAACAATTGCAGCGGAAATTCGAAACAAAAGATAATTGTGGAGCAGAAAAATTGCGTATGCATAATTACCCTCGGACACAGAAGTGTTCGCCGAATTATCGGAAATTCCGTCATCGTCTTCCACGGTATTATACGTGATGTACACACAAGCGGTGGCCACAACAAGGGCGAGAATTATGGTTAGAACACATGTGAACGCTGCGCACCTCCAACTCCATAACCAACTTAGCACTAAAATAACATTACACAATTATTTAGCAATTTATTGTTcgcaatatatttaaaaaagagagTCTTGGAGGAACAATTATTTAGAAGATCTATAGAATTTCTTGttacaaaaaagaaatattaacccCTTTTTAGGTATTTTTTATATCTTGATTCGGTATCCTCTGTCTCGTTTAAATCTATTATCGTGTCGCAATTTTGCCTCGAAAAGTTCCGCCAATCTGTGTCAGAATAAAAATACGTGAAAATATTAAGatatgtaatttttaattatttactccaacagtaataataataatttatatgaaTGTGTTCACGTAttgtataaaaatacaattactgTAAGATACGTACGGTTTATTCTGACACGAAGACAACTGATACAAAAATCGTAATTGCAAAACATTGTATTGGTGCACcgaacaaaaataatatttataaaactAGGCCAATCAAAGATAAAATTTTTAGCGTTCTCTCCAACGTCTAATTGCCTTGATCCGCTACGGTAGAGTACTAAAAATCTCACAAAATTGCTTTATCAATAAATACCCCGTCACAGAGATTTTACTACAGGATGTTAGCAATCGTTACTTCCTCTGATCTGTTATCGATTCTATCAAACAATCATTCAGAGATAACAATTCAATTATTGCAGAAGCTGTTGGATTTGATAAAAAAGAAGTTTAATTAACACGGATCCGCGAGTTTCACGCTCGCTGATTCAATAATAAGCGATTTAGGTAATCTGTCTAACATTCTGCAAGCTGTTGAAACACGATTGATAAGATCTACGGTATTGATTTATTCTTAATTGCATTTACGTGCGTATCAAATCATATGTTTTACAGAGTATGCTCACTATGCGAATGCATTATAATATGCGATATTATAGCATGACGATGATAATTGAATTACTTTAgaatatataattaaaaaattgccgTGATAACAATATTGAAGAAAAACAACAGCTACAATATCCGTGAAGTGGTCAAGGTAAATGCGATAAGAGTCAATGAACGTGCAGTCGAATTTTTGTTTTCACTTAACGGTGAATTTACTTCTGATAACAGTAGATAGGTGTGGTGCCCCACTCATTCCATGAAATGGCTAACGGTTCCCAGACCATCAGCAAAATCACGCTCACGAATTCCTGAGAAGACTTTCTATAATATGCTCAAGAATTCGAGATTCGTTGACTAGACCTAACATCATTTCTGTTATAATCTGGACAATAAATCTTTTCATCGAATTCGTTGATAAAATTTCATTATCATATTGTGGAACATAacttttacatatatacataatacaatagaatatatataatattattattattatatatatattattctgttaaaataattaattgtgTATATATGTAATTGAATATGAAGTGAAAGCAATTTAGTTGAAATTCATGAAGAGttataattatatatgtataaagtgtacaaattaattcgtgactCTCACAGTTAACCAACTGCAACTTtattttgaattaaaattttatgaCCACCTTATTGAAGTTTCATAAATTGTTTGTAAAATAAAGAAAGTGTATAGAATATGATGGAGATTATTTTAGAAAGTAGAGTGTATTCTAATTGTTTGTAAAGAATCAACAAATTTTCGAAGGTAGgtctacgaattaatttgtacacctaatattaATACTTTGGTTTCCAGAAGTTTATtgacttttttttaataattgtgttGTACTCAATCCTCGCATGACGATGGCTGGGTTTACGGTGACCCACAACATACGTGTGGATCTCGACTACCTTTTTGTCTCTGCCGGCAACTGCGATCTTTCaaaaaaagtttcataattttcttcTCAATAACAACCCTCAAGAAATGATTAAACTATGTTTCTGAAGAGTGCATGTtgatttacaaataaaatagccattgctgtctctctctctctctctctctctctctctctctctctctctctctctctctctctctctctctctctctctcggtaatTAGCCTCAGTCATCGGTAAAGTATGAATTCGTAGTGACgagtaataacaataacaatttcGTAACCAGAAACTGTCTCCTGTACCTAATTTACTTAATAACGATGATAATAATTACCTTTTTGTCGCAACGTGAGCGTACCGTCGGGCGCATTCGTGGAATCGAATGTCTTTGGACTAGCGTCGTTCTTAATAGCGTCATTCGCCTGTATCGGAACCGGATTCGTATAAacaaactgctttatagtcacCGGGCCCTTGTAAAACGTTTTGTTACCGAGGTGCACGTTAGACGAGTTCTTCACGCGCACTTCACCGAAGTTCGAAACGTCAGCGTTTGGCAACACCAAGTTACCGTCCGCGGTGGTCACTTGTTGGTGTTGCTGAAGCACTGCCGGCACAGGTAAATCCGGTATCCACTCGTCATCCTCGGTATccgtttcttcctcttcttcttcatcgtcGTTCTCTACCTCACTGCACTGCGTAGAAGAACTGGCGAGGCTATCGCCTCCATGGATAACGAGCGCGGTATCTTTCGGGGACTCTGTAGTTTCGGCACAGCAGTCTTCAGGTTCGTGACACTCAATCACGACGGTGCGGTTCGACAGGTCTCGGTCCTTTTGGTACTGGTCCTGTTCTGTTTGCTGATGTTGCTGCACCAATGTCACCATACCCATACACTGCTCGAAAAAGAAACGTTTTAGGAAAGGACAAGGCTAACTCTTCGGCTAATCGGAGATCCGAAGACTATATGGCACAGACTGAAGGCTATCTGACTATCTACACAGCCATTCCTGTTGAGACTTCCGGGTTCGAGACAGAAATTATAGTAAAATCGAAGGATACTTCTGTGGAATTTAAAGACAAACACCAGAGAGAAACATAGAAAAATACGATCTGTTATATTtaatttgtattttctttttttccaaaCAAAATTTCGAATGGCGATTATTTATCGCTTAGACGGGATTTTTAAATAGTGAattatcataataattatttcataaGGAGACGGTTTCTCCGAAAGACTCAACGATAACAGCAGTATAAATCTTAAGCTGTGAACTCACCAGTCAGAGTTTTTAATGGATGGTCAAATCGAATCTACGTCCGCTTGTTAGCTCCAAATGTTGGATGAAACTCATTGTACTAAAAGCGGTACTCAAATTGCCAGTCCCCGTGGAATCAGGATTTTAAGGAAAGAAGACTAGGTTTGTGAAATACGATTCTCTATTTCTTAGACGAATGGATTATTTGAACCTGCCAACGAGAAACATTTAATTGTTAGAAGACAAAATGGTTAATATGGCGTTTAGGAATTAACAGGATATAGTGCGATTGTAACTGCAACTTTCTTCTTATCCGACGAACCTTATACAACCTAATAATATCCCAAATCTCGTTGTAAACATATATTTCAGAGTTAAAAATGAATTCACATCGATCTTGTAGTGAAAATATACCGATCGTAAATCTAGTTTCCTGTATCTGCTTACTTTCACACGAGGAATTCAAAATGGCTATTTTTCGTTTCAATGTGAACCTTCGATCGTAGTTTCCTTATCACAATTATAATTAATCGTGGGTACGCGTGCGTGCGTACATGTGGGCGTTATTTTTTGATACTTTGATATCTAACTTCAATCTTTTTTTTAAGGTAATAAAATCTTTGATTATTTCCAAAAAGTATTGAGAATAATCTCCGTTAATTAACATGTTTATTTACGTTTAAGTCAAATGTAACGAAAAGATATAAAATTGCAAATGAAATCAATCttcattttacataaaattacaattttacatTCAGTTTCTTCAAAGTATTTCTGGAGCATTCATACTAATTCATGTGCTACGTGTGATGATCCAAATAAAAGTATTACTTCTTTAGGGAacgctttaaaaatatattgcacTAACAGACAGTACAATCTTGGgaaatttaaatgtaaaataaagcTTAAACTTTTCATATTATGGAATTCAAATGGACGTTAAGTAACAACGTAGGATTCTACAAATGGATTCTACAAATTTAGTGGACCTCTACATTGAGACAAGATATTCTTTCGCAATAGGTCAATGCTTCCTACGATCGTTGAATAAACTATACAATTGCTTGTATTACTCACAGCCCGTACTTGAGGATTCTAGGACATTTCGCGTATCTTTTCGACTATTTTACATACGACGTATATGCGTGACACGACTGCATTAACAAGCAACAGTGCCGTAAAACTTGCACACTCTATTTGTTGAAGAAAAAGTTTTGCCTCTTCCAATATTCAAATTTCTATtccgaaaaaatatatatatactaataAATTGTTTTTGGATCCCATGATGGAAATACCAACGATTAAAGAAAATTGTCCAGTAATCGATCCTTCGCGGATATTCCGAGAACTCATTAACACTTCTGAGTCCGAGAATTCATTTAGAAAGTTGCAAATTGCGACCGGGACTTTATATAATGGCTTATGGCAAGAATTCGTCGGTTAGACTTATTGTTGAATCGAAAATTTCCGCGACTAAATCCGACCACTAGTTAAATCAATTCCATCGGCGTTTACTAGATTTTAAACAAAGACTCGTAGCCATGATAGACCTGCCATTGCTTGTAAGATAAAGCGAATCGTAGCATTTTTCAGTTGTGCTGACCCTACCGTGTCATTTGGAGCATCGCCTAGTACATTAATCGCGTTTTCAGGAGTCAAAGTTCACCGTATACTGGGTGCTTTACGCAACAAATGGACGCCGAGATTTTAAAAACTAAAAGACTCCGAAACTGAATCGTCGTGTATCGAATATACTGCGAAGACGACAGTACGGATGACGATGTGATCGATAAGAAAGATGATAACGGAAGGAGGAAATGATTGCACACAATTATTGGAAAGCATAACGAAACAGATGTTAGTTAGGCAggttcttcattttttttttaatttcatcgataccatgataaaaaaaaaaacaaattatgTACCTCGCCCAAATCATCGCGTCCGTTCTCCACGATCACTTCGTCAGCATCCGGCTACCATCAAGTTATAGCAACATGGCATCTCCTTGAACAATCATTCTCCGTCGTTGTTCCGCGGTGAAACCAAATGGCCAGCGAATCATCAGAAAAATAGCACAATTATTATCAAACTGGTCGCGCATACCGCGCGAATACTCGCACGTTATCGATCCCACCTATTATTGCCACACTCGATCACGAGATACACCTTAACGATCTCATCACGATTCTACGGCACTGTCGCGGACACTACTGCCGGTGACGCTCACACGCATCCCGAAGGTCGTTGCCGCAGCACGAACTGGTCCTCTCTCGACGGtgttaaaaataagaagaaaccTACCAGCCGAAGAGCTGGAACGAGAGAGAAACCGTTCGGGACGTTACTAACAATAATTACGCGTGAATTTACTGTCGATCCGTGGCCATAACAATACAGCGTTTCCCACTGTGTGCACACACGGTCGTTTCACGACTGTACGTCACTGCTCGGTGACGTGCGATGAGTTTCACGAAGGACGTGGTGACTGTCGCCGATGGAGGAGGGAATCTTCGAGGCTCGTTCGGTATAGGTCGTTCGAGTTAATTGCAAAACGAAGCTTCAGAAAGGCGCACGCCCCTCGGCCGCCACCAGGGGATCGTTAGGGAATCGTCAGTTGCGCGACGATAAGGGGACCCTGGTTTGTATGGGAACCAGACCGACGACTGATCAGATCGAAACGATTTTATCTATCCGCGGTTCGTCGCGGCGACAGACTGCTGTCTACGCAACGCCGAGCTGCGAAATCCCGTGCATACACCCCACTCTGCTGCGATTTTCCATCGCCTGCAGCAGGAAACTCTGCACACGATCGTTTGATTAATCTTTTCTGTGTAACGCCGATCGTAGGTATAGTACGCATCGATTACTGTTCGAGGAATCTCTTGCATGTAACGCTGACCGCAACGCAAGATGATCCGTCTCCAGTTGCGACTGGATTTTTCCAATTCCCGTGCATCGTTGTAATCCGaaagctgttcagcgtctgcccgcacgggcagcgattttctggcgggcacgaagccacgcccctgcgggcaacgcTGCATATATTTGTTATGCGCGTTATCACAGATACGCGGCCAGCCACAGCTATGCTACGGCCACTTGCCCGTAGGTTTGCTCGTAGTTGTGCCCACGGGCAACGGCGGGCGCACTTGCCCGTTAATATGCATATTGAGCACCGAAATAGCCGGAGAATTAAAAACTAATAATGAGCGTTTATTACGAGCGATAAATGTAGAAGCGGAGGTGCGAGTTGATAAGGATTCATGTTTTATTCGAAATTATCTGCCCGGACGATGTATGCACATATATGCATACATAAGTCGAGAAGCATTAGATCTTGTGAGAACTTCCAGGAAATGAGTAATGCCGTTTAAACCTCGGAAAGTATGCTGAACACTTtgctttttcattttaatttgcTATTTATTGCGATCACGATGCGCTGGCGTGTGAACCGATCCGATATAGTTTACAGTTTGACCGATGTTGTTCCGATATTTGTTATTGCGAGATATGCTATTGTATATTCGAGATTGGAAATAGAGATTATTAtgtaaattcttgttttatatTTGTATATGAGATACCATGGTATGCATAGTTGGTAATTACATGGCGCGAAAACATGCTTGGCGTGAACAATACTGGTTTTTGTGACATTGCCCGTAGTAATCGTTACAAACAAAATTACAACTGCAAGGAAAATTCTGTCGCAAAAAATTCTTACAAACACGATCCATTTATATTgcttctgtgcagagtaggtgGAAGGCTTTTTAATGAGCACAACTGTGCGATTAAGATAGGCTATAAATAGACCactaattttattcatttattacaaaaatgtcgaatttaaaacagtggagaaattaaaagaatttaatgatGTTGATACATCATTTCCtagttattacaattattaacacATTTAATTATATAGTTATATATGATGTAACATATTATAGTTAATATACTTATGCATTGCTATATTCAAGGTACCTATAACATGGAAAGATATAAATGTAAATCTAAATTAAGCATTCAATCAATGTTTTGTATACATCGTAAGATAAGATTTCATATTTCTCATTTTACTTTTTAATATCTTACTGCAATTTTAAGAGGACTCTCCGAACtgattttaaaatgtatttctgcaggaattttttaacttttggGGATTAACATTAAAGGTAGAAGATGACACTTTGTAATCGAATCACTTcagtttaaaaatttaattatttaaacatgaaatcgtttcgaaaaatcgagaaaatccttattttatttagataatttgaaattacaattattttgttTAGATCATTTCTAGAAGTAGATTTTCTTTCTTGAAATcgtacaataaaattaattttaatattgggCATACGGACGCGCAAATTGGTGGATTCTAACAAATTAATTAAGATTCTGATCCACTTCGTGCAGCACCATCGCTCGAGCAAAAGTTGGCAATACCGAAACCACAGACAGATTCGAGAGTGCACACGTTCGGGGTTTCTCTGCCTCCAGTATAGTGCTGCCCCAAAACCCAATTTTAACGTTCATCagatcacagacgaggtacaggagtagaccaatcactcaatgtatttttttgtctcacatccacggggctctagagccatctagagcccccttaccatttttgtgtcacatcctaccgtatcggccGGAACTAATAATGTGGAACtagtatcacagacgagatgcaggagtacgccagtcacattatactgtttcgtgtcgcacgatatgaaataccgagtaatcttaattagaaatcttaatgagaatcgagtatcttgtaaacttcgaataatcatgcataaaagttactttgacatgctttaagacatgctcgagacatgctttaaaagttactctgtatctcgagtactattagctatttttactaaaaagattaggtggtaagatagccaagtgagtattcgacagcatcattggtaagaggaattcttacaatcgttaaacaagcagagacaataaatttatcagtgtacatttatccaCGGTTCagaagttattctgtaccttgagttctattat
This window of the Halictus rubicundus isolate RS-2024b chromosome 9, iyHalRubi1_principal, whole genome shotgun sequence genome carries:
- the LOC143357292 gene encoding peptidoglycan-recognition protein LC, with the translated sequence MGMVTLVQQHQQTEQDQYQKDRDLSNRTVVIECHEPEDCCAETTESPKDTALVIHGGDSLASSSTQCSEVENDDEEEEEETDTEDDEWIPDLPVPAVLQQHQQVTTADGNLVLPNADVSNFGEVRVKNSSNVHLGNKTFYKGPVTIKQFVYTNPVPIQANDAIKNDASPKTFDSTNAPDGTLTLRQKVLSWLWSWRCAAFTCVLTIILALVVATACVYITYNTVEDDDGISDNSANTSVSEGPIVENIRFIERNEWGAQPPSEPLTKMKLPVPYVIISHTATEGCTMQSECTFRVRFAQSFHIESRHWSDIAYNFLAGGDGYVYVGRNWDYMGAHAFGFNNISIGISFIGTFNTVKPNKRQLHAVQKLIDLGVKTKKIATNYKLLAHRQVSGTLSPGDALYGIIQTWPHWSPTP